TGGATCGAAGCTTTGCTGGCATTCACCAAGTGGACCGACAGATAATCAGATCAGGGACCAGATATGTACAAGCCTCCTCACTGCCTGCATCAACAAGTGGAGAGCCTTTGCTTGGCTGTTAGTTTCTTGCGCTGTTAACGGATAAGGGTCACATTGAGACATCCAGTCATCGCAGTAAGCCGGGGAAAGTCAAATCATTGACGAATTCCAGCTTCCATATTAAGAGACTTCTGATCATCCCGAGGGAAAGGGCTGGACCTGACTTGCTGGTTTGtgggttgttgttgttagGTAACTAGTTGCCGTCGACGGGAGATTCTGGACCTCCCATCATGTGACGGTGCAAGGTGGGCCTAGAAATTCTGCCGTCTTatcgccatcaccgcctGCCCACATCCTTCAACAGTACCTGGGTGATTTCATCAACAAAGAATCTCAACATCATTGCCATAACTTCAAATACGATGGCGCCACCCGCGCTTCcgcttcatcgtcatcaatCATCCCTCGAGGGCATAATTGACTTCTCCTCACGGCCACCTCTATCAGTCGATGATCGTGCTTCTGCTACCCGTCGGTTTTACCAAGTCATCAACCATTTTGATAACGATGACATTGGACAAAATCACGACAAATATGACCGGATCAAGCTTATTCACTCCACCTATGAATACTCCATCAGTGAAGAATCTCAAAGCAGTCTGCTGATTGCTTTATTTGAGTTTCTCAATCTATCGCCATCAGCTCATGAGGACATTGACTTCCAGGATTCAACATATCGGGCAGAGCTGCAGGCAGGTCTAGACGAGTTCGCTGACTACCTGGTCGACAAtttcttcctccctcctGAGAAGTTTCAATTGTGCGGCGATGCCAAGTTACTGACACTTTTGCAGTCAAGGCATTAACCAAAAAGACTCCGCAGCCTACGCCAGCATCTCACTCAGCCGTTATGAGAACCCAGCGCCAGGGTCATATCTTTTCTGGGACACCAGAGCGCATAGCCAGCCTGAGAGGTGCCTGCCTCATAAGAGATCGCTATCGCTGCGTGGTCTCACGCAAGTTCGATAAGGCTGAGGCTTTACGGCGCTACCGCCAACATGATGAACCCGAGCCTCGTGACCAAGACGGTGCTCCTCTGAAGGGTCAAAGCTTCGCCTATCTTGAGGTGGCACACATTCTACCGCATTCACTCACCCGACTTAGTTCTTCCGGGGAGCTGGTAAGAGTCGTTGAGCCTGGAATATGTCGCCTGCTGATTAGCTCTATAGAATCCCTCAAGAGTAGCTGCGCTGACCATACTTAATATGTTTGATAGCGGAGCTGCTTACTTGATTGAGGGAGTCGACATTGATCGACCTGGTAATGCTTTGACGCTTACTCAAAATCTGCATACATCGTTTGGCGACTTTCAGGTCTATTTCGAGCCTGTCGATAATCAGCCACATACGTATCGTATAGATACTGTTCTTCCTCCTGGCTTGGAAGAAGATGTCCCTGTTACTCGAACGCTTTATCTTACTGAGGACAGAAGCATTGACCCGCCGTCGCCGAGACTTCTTGCTATTCATCGTGCCATCGCGCATATTTTACACCTTTCCGCGGCGGGCGAATACATCGATAAGATACTGAGTGATGCTGATGAGCATGGCATTCGATCAGATGGCTCGACTGAgcttcatcgtcttctcaAATTGCGCCTAGAAGACTGGGCGGTTGCCCAGGTCTACAGCTGAGCGGACCAACTGAAAGGCGCTTGGTTGTGTTACGGTTTGAATATACATGTACATGGACGCTCACAAATTTGGGCCAGTTGAAGATTTCCAGGTCGGCTTCTTTGAGGCCTTAATTCTCTGCCATGGCAAATCATCCATCGCCTTGGCTCACCTCAAGTGTGGCACAGGTGTCATGAGGTTGCTAGCAGAGCAACACACCCATTGCTTAGGCATGAGGTTAAAGAaaagcttcttcttgttaTACTTGATGTAGTCTGCGCAACGGATGCCGCACCGGATGGACAGAGCAGTCCAACTGTCTCCGTTACTGGCTTGGGTGGCCTTGCATTCAGCTCTGGTAAACAGGGCGCGGGCTTGGTGAAAGACGTGGTTAATCTGACGCTTTGTCTTCTCAGTGGTGGTCTCGTCTGCGCCCACTGAAGAGATCAAGACGCTGAGCTTGACATCAACGTTGGAAACCTGAGGGACGTCGACGCAACCTCCACTTGACCATGTCTTGATGGAGCTATTGAGATGTTTCCAGGCTCAGATTCGGCCTTGCCTCCTCAATCGTTGCCTTCGGCTCGGGAGCTTCTCATGCTCCTAATCCGCGCACCATCTGCACGCCTCGGAGCTATCATTTGCCGGCTCATTGATGCGGCCCTATGTACACAGATTGTCGCCCCACGTGGGTTGTCCCATCTCTTTGGCAGCTACTCGATAAGAATGCAAGGCGGCTGTGTCATTGAACGGTCTTGGCACATTTCAGTCATGGCAACTCGGGTAGGGAATGGCATACCCGTGAGCGTCTGAGTGGAGTAGAAGTTGTCGACTGTTGGTTCCGACATGGTAAACAAACTACCGCGGTTCAAAAGGAGAAGGTTGGCATGTGGAACGACATATCCTTTCAAGCTACCTGCTTTCAAGCTACCCCCTACAATTGGCCTGAGCACTGTTTGCTTTTCTGATGTCTCTCCGCTCTTGTTTTCAGCTGCTTGAGTGGTCAATAATCGCTCCTGGGCTCAAAAAGAGTGAATCCGATACCACCCAACGCGTCTCGGCAATTAGATACGGCTCTCTTTAGAACTTTCTATGACCCTGATACGAGTCAAATCACGCTGTTAGTCACGCTCGATATAGGCGGCCGAGTTGGTCATTCAGGTTACAGTTAGCTAGCTGCGATGAAGAATGGCCGAGCCTTTCGGCGGTCTCACTGACAAAAGGGCGTGAACGACCGACAGACTATCCACAGAATTCACGGCCATcatttaaagaaattaaatatttatatcGCTACGTGAGCCCCGAGTTTCTGTAGCATTCATAGGTAATTACGACAAGACACTTGGAGACCTATTTAAACAAGCAACAACACTATGTGTGATATTAAACTCGAGGTCCGAAAGTACCGGTGTGGGAGAGTCAAGCAAACCATAGAAATCGACTTTGAACCATGCGCCTTTCCGGACGGCACCGGCCACACAACAGCTCAGGTCGTTGTGTCTGAGGTGATGACCCAGGACAGGTGCCCCAACAGACGTTGGTGCACCATGTGTCACCCTCGCCGCGGCTATAATCAGGgtcggtcttctggctcagtcatcccatcaagggccagaCTTGAAccatcatagcatcatatcgCAATGCTGACACAGTCGGGGTACAATGAGGTATCAGATATTAAGATAGCgtttaaaaataaatttgGTTGTCTGTAACCCGTGCTGTCCtgctcttcttgttcttgaggctGTCGCCGCTTTCCCTTGGATAAACCAAGCTGCATCTGCATTAGACAACGCGATCGACACTAAGATATTCCAGGGAGCAGTGTCGGAGTTTCAGAACCCCGAACACTTTTAATCCAGAGTTCCGCCATCCTCTCATTTGCCCCGGAGTTTTAGAACTCCGAACTGTTATGGAGATGAGTACTTTTAACCCGGAGTTCCGCGATCGGCCCATTTACCCCGGAGTTTCGGACTTGCAGGTCCCTGATGGGCTGATGCTGATCACCGGACTTGCGGTATTACCCACGAAACCTAGGGGCAGAACTCCGGATTCCTTTACTACAGAGTAGGTCTGCATGATACCCAACTGCAGGATGTACCTCTATCACCAATGGCGACACGAAAAGAGCGGAGTCAAAACTCTAAATCGACTGTTAAGGTCGTGTGATTCTGGAATGAACCCCCTTAGTCCGAAAATAGCGGTATTGACAAATTTGACATTTCTTTATATATTCAATGTTCCATCTCTCCCCGTTAAGTTTGATGTTCCTTACTTCGTCTCTTCGTTGTGCTTTATGTGCTTAAGAGAGCATCGATATAGGACTTCATTCTTCCCAATACTTTTCACAAGACGGCAGAAAATATGGCTCAGCCGAACCAGGGTCGCCTTCTCACCGATGACGCGAGCATGAGTGAGCTTGGACTGCATCGGTCAAAATTCGAGGAATGGGAGGATGGCCTGCGCAGTCCAAATACCGAAAGTGGGGAGTACGAGTGGTGGTACGCTGATGGACACCTGCAAGATGGCTGGTTTGTCCAAGTAGCCTTCTTCTACAACTCCGAAG
This is a stretch of genomic DNA from Fusarium keratoplasticum isolate Fu6.1 chromosome 15, whole genome shotgun sequence. It encodes these proteins:
- a CDS encoding HNHc domain-containing protein; this encodes MAPPALPLHRHQSSLEGIIDFSSRPPLSVDDRASATRRFYQVINHFDNDDIGQNHDKYDRIKLIHSTYEYSISEESQSSLLIALFEFLNLSPSAHEDIDFQDSTYRAELQAVKALTKKTPQPTPASHSAVMRTQRQGHIFSGTPERIASLRGACLIRDRYRCVVSRKFDKAEALRRYRQHDEPEPRDQDGAPLKGQSFAYLEVAHILPHSLTRLSSSGELNPSRVAALTILNMFDSGAAYLIEGVDIDRPGNALTLTQNLHTSFGDFQVYFEPVDNQPHTYRIDTVLPPGLEEDVPVTRTLYLTEDRSIDPPSPRLLAIHRAIAHILHLSAAGEYIDKILSDADEHGIRSDGSTELHRLLKLRLEDWAVAQVYS